The Stigmatella aurantiaca DW4/3-1 genome contains the following window.
CAGACATCATCGGTGGTCACCTGGCGGACCCAGAGGGGGGCTCCCGTCGAGTCGTAGCGCGCGAGCGCGAAGCCGGTGGTCAGCGGAAAGGGTGCGTCCCCAAAGAATCCACCCGCCACGAAGCCGCCCGAACTGTCAGAGGCCATGGCCAGGAGCCGTTCGTAGCCCTTGCCGCCATAGTGGCGCGGCCAAGGGGCGATGACCTCTGGGACCGTGCCGGGCGGGTCTTCGGACGGGCTGGCCGGCGGCGTGGGCACGGCCTCGGAGGGTTCCTGGGGCGTGGGAGGGTCCGCGACCTGCTCCAGCGGGGGCGGTTCCTCCTGGGGAGACATGCCCTCCCCGCTCCCCCCACACGCCGCCAGCACCAGGGCGACCCACCACCCCCCGCGCCACTGTCCCGCCCTTCCCCGCCCGCCGCCCTGCCCCTGCCACCGCCCCGTCCCCGAAAACGTCTTCATGTCACTGCCCCTCCCCTGGCGTGTTTCGTTGCTTCACCTCTTCCAGCGCTCGGGGGCAGCGAGATGGACGAAAAAATCATTTCCCTCGCGAACAAGGCCGAGGCCTCCACTGCTTCGAGGGAAGAGGGATCGAATTGGAAGGAGCTCAGGGGTCCGGATCCGGGAGCTCTCCGGGGGCGAGTTCCGGTGCGGGCGGCGCGGGCGGGCGCTGGTTCTCCCGGCCCGTGCGGTGGGTGCTGTCCGGCGCGGACTGCTCTGCCGCTTCGGGCAGGGGCGCTCCTCCTCGGCGATCCTTGGGCGTCAGATCTTTCGTGAATTGGGCCGAGATCGCATCCACCAGGGAGGTGATGGCCCGCTGGAACAGCTCCGGGTTCTTGCCCACCTTGAACGGATCCAAGTGCTCGGCGTCCGTCTGGAGCTGATCCGCGTCGAAGGGGCGCCGCCACACCTCGTTGCGGCCGTCGAGCCAGAACATGCGCCCGTATCCCTTGATGTACGCCCCCGCCCGCCCCTTCTCGCTGTGCATGCCGTAGTCCTGGACGACGAACTCGACGATCGCATCCGCCCCCAGCGGCGCGAGCAGATCGTAGTCCGGCGCGTTCGCCGGCACTTCCTCCACCAGGAAGCTCTCCAGGGCGGTGGCCACCCGCGCCGGATCCAGCACGCTCGTCCAGGGCCGCTCCCTGGGAAGCTGGTGGATGGTGTTCACGCGCAGCCGCTCGGAGATCTCGAAGCGCGTCACCGCCGCCGCCAGCTTGGCCTGGAGCCGCCGATCCGCTTCCTTGGGCTCAAGCTTCTTGAGTTTTTCAGAGTAGGTGTCGTCTTCCCGGAAGACGAGGCTCTTGGGGCCCGCCCCATCCTCGATGCGGGAGATGAAGGCTGGACGCGCCACCCGGTCCAGGTTCGAACCCGACAGCCGCGTCGACGTGCATGCGGAGAAGAAAACCAGCAGGAAGAGAATCGAGCATCGCGCCATGCCCTACACATATCGCAACCCAGGCGGCCGGGCCCCTTCCCACCCTCCCCCCGGATTTGCGGCGCCGGGGAGCACTGCTACCCTTGCGGGCGTGAGCCCTCCGAACCCGTCCCCGCCTCCTTTCCGCAAGAAGCGCCTCGGAGAGATTCTCCTGGACGCGGCCCTCCTGTCCGAGACGCAGCTGCGCACGGCCCTGGCCGAGCAACGCAAGTGGGGCGGCAAGCTCGGCCATACCCTGGTGCAGATGGGCTTCGTGGACGAGAACTCCATGGTTCACGCCCTCTCCCGCCAGCTCCAGATTCCCTCCGTGGATCTGGCCCAGGTGGCCCCGCCCGCGCACGTGTTCCAACTCTTCCCGGCGGCGCTCGCCGAGCGGTACACGGTCTTCCCGGTGGCGGTGGACCTCTCACACAAGACGCTCACCCTGGCCAGTGCGGATCCCACCAATGTGGAGGCCCTGCACGAGCTGGCCTTCCACACGGATTACCGCATTCAGGTGGTGGTCAGCAGTGCCTCCGCCATCGAGCGCGCCATCCGCCAGCACTATTACGGTGGCATGGGCACCACCACCGCCCAGCCCAGGGAGTTCGGGCTCGACGAGCCCTTCTACGAGTTCACGCCCCCGTCTTCTCCCGTCACACGGTCGCCCCGGGAGGCCGAGTTGGCCCAGCGCGTGGATGCGCTCACCCAGCAGGTGGCCGATCTGGAGCGCATGGTGGCCAACCAGGCCCGTTCCCTGAGCACGCTCATCGAGGTCCTGGAGTCCCGGGGGGCCCTCTCCCGCCAGGAGTATTTCGCCCGGATGCGGGGCCCGTCGCGCTCCTGAGCCGCCGGAGAGGATCCCGGCTCAAACCAGCAGGTTCTCCGCCGTGGGGTCCCGGTCCTTCTCGTTCGTGAGCGCCTCGGTCCGGCGCAAGCGCTGCTCGGACAGTTTGGAGACGAGCTCGAGAATCTGCGGGTGCGTGAGGATGAGCGAGTCGAAGTCCTCGCGGGGCAGCCGCAACAGCGAGGTGCGCCGGATGGCCACCACCGTGGCCGTGGCGGGCGTCTTCAACAACAGGGAGATCTCCCCGAAGAGTTCGCCCTCGCGCAGGCGCGAGAGTACCTGGCCGCCCTTGCTCGCCTCCACCTCGCCGGAGAGGACCACGTAGAGCCCTTCGACCCGGTCTCCTTCGCGGACGATGAGCTCGTCCTTCTTCACATCGCGGGCCCGGAAGCGCTCCACCAGCATGCGCCGGTCCTTGCGCGCGAAGGGCTGGAACAGCTCCGAGGTGCTCATCACGTTCGTCAGGAGCCGGTCCCGGCAGAACTTCTTGAGTGCCCGCGCCACCTGGGGATAGCGGCGTGACAGCTGGGCCAGCACCGGGGCGGGGACTTCCAGGAGGAGCGTCTCCGGGGAGGTGCTCTCCACGGTGGCCATGCGCGGTGCTCCCGACAGCAGCGCCATCTCTCCGAAGAAGGCACCGATGCCCAGGGTCGCCAGGTCCTTTCCCTCATCCCGGAAGACGCGCACCGCGCCTTCACAGATGATGTAGAAGGCGTTGCCCCGGCTGCCGCGCTCGAAGACCCGCTGGCCCCGGGGAATGTGGCGCAGCGGACACCCGTCGAAGAACTCGATGAAGGCATCGCGCGGCAGGTCCGAGAACAGGGGGATGTCCGGCAGGGCGTTGAGCGGCTTGTCCCGCGAGGACACTTCCTCCGCGAGGCTGAACAGGGCCTCCTCCAGGGAGGACGAGGTTTCGGGACCGCGCTGCCTCAGGCTCGTGCGCGCGGCCTGTTCCACCTCTTGGAGCAGCGTGTCGGCCTGCTCGGGCTCCAGCGCGGGCGAGGCGGCGGGCGGCTCCGGGGGACTCGGCTCTCCGGTGCTGGGGGGCGGCGCCCAGACGGCGTCATGAGGAAGGAGGAGCTCGCTCGCGGCCTTCAAGGAGAGCTGCTTCTTGCCCTCCCCCAGATCGATCTCGAAGGTGGTCTCTTCCTGCGGCTCGCTCCGGCGAGCGTACAGGTCCGCGAGCATCTGCTGAATGCCCCGGTGCGAAGGGTCCAGCTCGAGCAGCCGCTTGCTCGCGGCGAGGGCGCGCGGGAGGAAGCCCTCGCGAGCGAACCCCTCGGCGGCGAGCTGGTAAGCCGAGACGGCCCGCGCCCGCTGGCCGGAGCGGGCCCAGGCCTCGCCCAGGCGCGCATGGGCATGGTGGTCCTTGGGCTGTTTGAGGCAATACCGCTCGTAGAACTCCGCGGCCTGAGAGAAGCGGCCCTGGGTGAAGGCCTCGACGGCCTGAGCCTGGAGCGAGCCTGGGTCCATGTCAGCGAGCTCCCTCCGTTGCCGTGCCGCCCTTGGTCAACGCCGCGCTCGCGGCTTCGCGGACGCGCCGGTAGTAGTCGCTCTTGAGCGCATCCAGCGCCTCTGCCTGGGCGCTGGTGCCCATCCGCTGGAGGGCCACGGCCGCGGCGGCCCGGACCTCGGGCTGATCATGGTAGAGGTTGCGTGCCACCCCCTCGGCGGCCCGGGAGTCGCCGATCTCCCCCAGGGCCAGCAGCAGCTCCCGCCTCGCCACGCTGGAGGGATCCTCCAGGGCCTTGATGAGGGTGTCCACCGCGTCCTTGGCCTGGAGCTTCCCGAGAATATGGGCGGCCAGCACCGCCTCCGCGCCTCCTCCGCGCACCACCTCTTGCAAGGCGGGCGAGGCGGACGCGGGCGCGCCGAAGCGGCTCAAGGCATCGAGCAGCACCAGCTTCTCGCTGGAGAACTGGGGCAGCAGGGAGACGAGGGCGGCCTGGCCGGCTTCGCCCTGCTCGGCCAGCGCCAGCGCCAGCGCCTTCTGGAGCTCTCGCTCGGATTCGAACATGCCGCCCTTGGCCGCTTCCACGCCTTCGGGGCCCAGGCGGGCCAGCCCGATCAGGGCCGCGGAGCGCAAGGGGAGGCTGGGATCACCCGCGTGCTGCTTGAGCACATCCAGGGCTCCCGGCGCTTTCACCGCCCCCAGGGCGCGCAGCACGGCGGCGAGCGGCTCGAGGCGCTGGGGCTCCACCTCGTCGTACAGCTCCGAGGGCACCCGAGGTTGGACCTGCACCTGGCCCGCGTCCCGGGCGCGCTGGGCATTGAGGCTGCGGACCCGATCGAAGAGCTGGGCGGTCTTCGCGTTGCGGGGCTCCTTGCCATCCTGGGGGGCCGAGGGATCGAACCCAGGGGCGTAGACCTGGGGCAGCGGGCTGGGCACCCAATCCTGGCGCAGGGGCTCGAGGGCCTTGAGTTCCTGCTCGTAGAGCTTCTGGACGGCGGGGCCCGCGGCGGGGTCACCGATGGCGGTCACGGCCTCCAGGGCGAGCATGCGCTGGGAGGCATCCGCCGAGGTGAGCACCGGCAGCACCCGGGACAGCATCGGTTGCGCGGCGGGGCCGAGGCCCGCCACCGCTTGCAGGCCACTGTCGATGCTGGCCGGGCGGGAGAGCCGCTCGGCGATGGGCTCCAGCGGGCAGCCCCCGCGTGAGCGCATGGTCCGGCCCGCGACGAGGGACTCGGCCAGGGCGCCTTCCAGGGAGATGGTGCACAGGGCCGCGTCGGTCTCCGGGCCCCGCGGCATGGAGGCCAGGGAGTCGATGGCCAGGGAGCTGACGACGCTCTTCTCCAGGGCGACCGCCTGGAGGCGAGCCACCGCCGTGGTGTCCTGGAGCTTGCTGAGCGCGGTGATGGAGGCCTCGCGCAGTTGAGGGAAGCTCTCGTCGAGCAGCGGAGCGATGGCGCTCACGGCGCGCCGGTCCCCCGCGTCCCCCAGCCCCCGCACGGCGGCGGCGGCGAGGACGACCTGACTGTCCCGGACGAGCGGCAACAGGCGGTTGACGGCTTCGGGGCGCCCGCTCTTGCCAAGCTCCTCGGCGGCCCCCACGCGCTCGGGAAGCGAGCCCTCGTTGAGGGTCGTCAGGTTGCGATCCCAGATGGCCTTGGACTCCGCGGCGACCGCCTCGGCCATGGCGCCTGGGACGTTCGCGGACTTGAGCGCCTGGACGATGATCTGGCGCGTATTGCGGGCGCGCCGGCTGTATTGAAGGGTGAGGTAGGCCTTGGCCTTGTCGTTCTTGATCTTGGACAGCGCCATGGCGGCGCGGCCCTGGACGCTCTCGTCGGGATCCTCGAGCAGCTCGCCCAGCAGGTCCACCACGCGCGGATCCTGGCTTCCACCCAGGGCCTCGGCGGCCTCTCCCCGGACGATGGAGGCCATGTCCTTGGCCGCCCGAGTGAAGAGGACCAGATCGTCGGCGTTGCCCTGCTTCGCCAGTGCCTGGACCGCCTGAGCACGGATCTCCGGCCGGGGGCTCTGGAGATCGGCGAGGAGCTGATCCCGGTTGCCCTGGCACGCGGTGGCCAGGCCGAGGGACAGAACGAAGAAGAGGGAGCGAACGCCGGGTCTCATCGCACTCCGAGGGCAGCGGTGGGGACCTCGTTTATATCAGTCCCCACGGCGGGAGCCTCGCTCCCTCACGTATCAGCGAGGACGGCGGGGGCCAGCAGGCTTCCGGGGCCCCCGGCTTCCTCCAGGGCTCGACCGGTGGGAATCCCAGGAGGTCCCCTGCCCCCGCTTCTTGGTCTTGTTCCAGTCGACGAAGCCCTTGCCGCCTTCCTCTCCGCCTTCTGCGCGAGGGCTCGTGCGGGCGGGACGGCCCTCGGCCGCGGCGCCACCGAAGCGGGGCGAGCGGGGGCGCTCCGTGCCCTCTGCTCTGGGCGCTCGCTCCCGGCGCTCGGGACGGCCCGCGCTCTCGCCGCGAGGCTTCCACTCCTTGCGCTCGGGACGGCCCGCGCTCTCGCCGCGGGGAGCCCAGGCTTTGCGCTCGGGACGGTCCGCGCTCTCGCTGCGGGGCTTCCACTCCTTGCGCTCGGGACGGCCCGCACCCTCTCCTCGAGGCTTCCACTCCTTGCGCTCGGGACGGTCCGTTGGCTCACCCCGAGGGGCCCAGGCCTTGCGCTCGGGGCGGCCCGCACCTTCGCCGCGGGGCTTCCACTCCTTGCGCTCGGGACGGCCCGCACCCTCTCCTCGAGGCTTCCACTCCTTGCGCTCGGGACGGTCCGTTGGCTCACCCCGGGGGGCCCAGGCCTTGCGCTCAGGGCGGCCCGCGCCTTCGCCACGGGGTTTCCACTCCTTGCGCTCGGGACGGTCCGTTGGCTCACCCCGGGGGGCCCAGGCCTTGCGCTCAGGGCGGCCCGCGCCTTCGCCACGGGGTTTCCACTCCTTGCGCTCGGGACGGTCCGCGCCTTCACCCCGGGGGGCCCAGGCCTTGCGCTCGGGGCGGCCTGTGCCTTCGCCGCGAGGCTTCCACTCCTTGCGCTCGGGACGGTCCGCGCCTTCACCCCGGGGAGCCCAGCTCTTGCGCTCAGGGCGAGCACTTCCCTCGCTCTTCTTCCACTCCGAGCGACGAGGGCGTTCGCTGCCCTCTTCGCTCACGGCCGCGGACGAAGTCCGGCCAAACCGTGCCAGTCCGGTACCACCCTCCGTCCGGGGGGATTTCCCGGCCGGTTTGCGCTCGGGGCGCCCGGCGGCGGCCGGACGCGCCCGTCCCGTCTTTGCGGCGGCCGGAGACCGGCTCGGCTTCGCCGGAGCGGCGGCGGCCCCCTCGACCTCGAACCCCTCACCGTCCTCATCCTCCTCGAAGCCGGGAGCGGCGCGCCCATGCCTCCGGGGCGGCAAGTTCAGCTCTCCCTCGGGCGGTGCCGTCCTGGCCTCGGCCACGTCCTGGAGCAGGCGCACCTCCGTGGAGGTGAGCGGGCGCAGCTCGCCTGGGCGCACGCCGCTCACGCCAACACCCGCGTAGGCCGGCCGGAACAGCCGCACCACCGGGTGCCCCACCGCGGCGCACAGCCGCTTGATGAGGTGGGGCCGTCCCTCGGCGACGACGATCTTCAGCCACGTGTTGCGCTCGGCCTGCTCGAACAGGTCCACCGACAGGGGGGTGGCCATTCCATCCTCGAGCCGCACGCCGCCGCGCAGCTTCTCCAGCGTGGCCCGGTCGGGCGAGCCCTTCACCTTGGCCAGGTACGTGCGCGGCACCTGAAAGCTGGGGTGCGTGAGCTTGTGCGCCAGCGTCCCGTCATCGGTGAAGAGCAGCGCGCCCTCGGCGTCGTAGTCCAACCGGCCCACGGGGAAGAGCCGCTTGCCGGTGGCTTCCACATAGCTGGCCACCGTGGGCCGTCCCTGGGGATCCGACAGGGTCGTCACCACGCCGGCCGGCTTGTACAGCAGGTAATAGGAAGAGGTTTCGGGCAGCGACACCAGCTCGCCATCCACGCTGACCAGGTCCGTGCCAGGCTCCACCCGGCTGCCCAGCTCGGTCACCTTCTGGTTGTTCACCATCACCCGGCCCGCGGTGATGAGCTCTTCGGCGTGCCGGCGCGAAGCGACTCCCGCGCGGGCCAGATACTTCTGCAATCGCTCAGCCATGCTCTTGATGCCTTCGTGCCCGTTATTCGGGCTTGGGCCCCGGGCTTCCCGCTTCGGGAGGTTTCGGGGGCGTGTTCGTCAACAGGCCGCTGGTGGCCTTTTGCGTCTTCTCGGCGGCCTCGATGGCCTCTTCCAGCTTTTCCAGCGCGGCCTCTGACGCCGCCGCATTCTTGTCCAGGCGCTTCTGGAAGCCCGGGTCCGACAGGGCCTCCACCGTACCGGCCGCCCCCGGTACCGGAGCGACCTCCTTCTCGACGATCTCCCGGTGCTCCTGCGTCAGCTCGTGGAACTCCCGGAGCGTGGGCAGGGAGGCCAGGTCCTTGAGCGCGAAGAACTCCAGGAACTCGCGTGTGGTGCCATACAGGATGGGCCTGCCCACCTCTTCCTTCTTTCCGAGAATCTTCACCAGCTTGCGGTCCATCAACGCCTTGATGACGGCGCCGCAATCCACCCCGCGGATGTCCTCCACCTCGGGCCGGGTGACGGGCTGCCGGTAGGCGATGATGGCCAGCGTCTCCACGGCGGCCCGGGTGAGCCGCTGCGGCTTCACCCGCAGGTAGCGCCGCACGTACTCCGCCGAGTGCGGGTCCGTGCGGAACTGCCACCCGTCGGCCACCTCGTGCAGGACGATGCCGTTGACGCCGTCGCGGTGCAGGCCGGAGATCTGATTGAGCGCCTTGGCGATGAGCTCCCGGTCGATGCCGGTGCTCTCGTAGAGCTGGTCCACCGTCAGCGGCTTGTCGGCCACGAACAGGACGCTCTGGAGCACGGTGCGGATGCGGTCCTCGGACAGCCGCCGGCTCTTCTGGACGAGCTTCTCGAAGGACGTCTCCAGGTCCGGCCCGGCGTCCTCCTCGATGGCGATGGCCTCCACTTCGTCCAAATCACTCGCATCCCCGGGGCCGGTGACGGCGGCGATCTCGTCCTCGGAGAACGGGCCGGGGCCGCCGGGCGTTCCAGGGGGTGGGCCCTTGTCCGTCTTCCTACCGATAGTCACTCTCGTCCACCTCCGTGGGGACCAGCCGCTCCAGGGCGTCGCCGTTGGGTGTCAGGATGATGTCCTTCAACGGTTCCTCCTGAACCACGCGGATGAGGCGCCGCTTTACCATCTCCAGGATCGCGAGGAACGTCACAACGACTTCCTGCCGCGTACTCGCCTCGGTGAACAGGCTGGTGAAGGCCACCTGCCCCTCGGTGCGCACCCGCTCGGCCACCTTGAGCAGGGCCTCCGAGAGGCTGACGCGCTCGAGCACCACCTCGTGCTGCACCTTGGGGACCAGCCGCTCGAGCACCCGGTCCAGGGCCTCGATGAGCTTGAGGACAGAGAACTCCTGGAGCCCCACCTCCTCCTCGGGGATGGGGATGGCCTCTACCGGCACGTTGCGCGTGTACACGTCCCGGCCGAGCAAGTCCTGCCGGGCGAGCTGCTCCGCCGCGTCCTTGTACTTCTGGTACTCCAACAACCGGCGCACCAGCTCCGCGCGGGGGTCGTTCGCCTCTTCCACGGCCGCCTCGGAGGCTTCCAGGGGGGCGGCCTCCTGGCGGGGCAGCAGCATGCGGCTCTTGAGGTGGGCCAGCGTGGAGGCCATCACCAGGAACTCCCCGGCGATGTCCAGGTTCAGCTCCCGCATCCGCTCCAGGTATTCCAGGTATTTCTCGACAATCAGGGCGATGGGGATGTCGAAGATGTCGAGCCGGTGCTCCCGGATGAGGTGGAGCAGCAGATCGAGCGGGCCCTCGAAATTGGGCAGGGCAATCCGGAAGGCGTCCCCGGGCGAGCGGGGCACCTCGGTGTCGCCGGAGCCCTCATCGGGCGGCTCCCGGCGGTCATCGGTCACCGGTCATCCTTCGGGAACATCGGACTGAACCCCTTAGCAGTGGCCTCCCAAGGGGTCAAACTTTCCAACCTCAGGAGATACCCACGGCGCGGCGGACCTGGTCCATCAGGGGGGCGGCCTTCTCGCGGGCCCGGCGGGCCCCGTCCTGGAGGATGCGCTCCAGCTCGCCGGGGTCCCGGAGCAGCTCCTCGCGGCGCTGGCGCGCGGGCCCGAAAGTCGTGTGGAAGGCCTCCAGGAGCAGCTTCTTGTACTCCCCATACCCCTTGCCCCCGGCGCGCCAGGTGGCGTCCGCGGCGGCGAACTCGGCGGGCGGGAGCATCACCTTCATCAAGTCATAGAGGGCGCTGCCCTCGGTGGGTTTGGGGGCCTCCACGGGCGTGGAGTCCGACTTGATGCTCATGAAGCGCTTTTTGATCTCCTTCTCGTCCCCGAAGAGGTCGATGGTGTTGCCGTAGGACTTGGACATCTTCTGCCCATCGACGCCCATCACGGTGGCGGTGCTCTCCTGGAGCCGGGCCTCCGGGAGCTTGAGGATGCCGGGGGCGTGGCCCTTCTGCTTGCCTTCGGGGTCGGCGGGATCGTACCCAGGCACATAGGTGAGGTTGAACTTCACCGCCCAGTCGCGCGCGAACTCGATGTGCTGGACCTGATCCTTGCCCACCGGGACGACGTCCGCGCTGTAGAGCAGGATGTCCGCGGCCATCAGCACCGGGTAGGCAAAGAGGCCGAAGTCCGGGCTGATGCCCTTGGCGACCTTGTCCTTGTAGCTGTGGGCGCGCTCGAGGTTCGCGTGGGGCACCACGGTGCCGAGGATCCAGTACAGCTCCGTCACCTCCCGCACATCGCTCTGCCGGAAGAGGATCGCCCGGCTGGGATCCAGCCCCAGCGACAGGTACGCGAGCGCGGCCTCCCGCGTGAACTCCTCCGCCTTGGCGGGCTCCCTCACCGTGGTGAGCGCGTGCAGGTTGGCGATGAAGTAGAACGCCTCGCCCTCGCTCTGCAGCTGGATGAACTGCCGGATGGCGCCGTAGTAGTTGCCAATGTGCAGCCGGCCCGAGGACTGAACGCCGGAGAGAATGCGCATGGGTCGAACCGCCCTCTTCGCAAAAAGGAGGGCCCTCGTTCGCATACCCGCCGTCCCCCTGCAACCGCCTTTTCCCCCGGACTCCGGGTGCTTTGAGAAACACGCCCCGTTCTGCATTGGACGTTGGAGGCGCTTGCCACTGGATCTTTGTGTCTACTGCATAAAAATCCTGAAATATCAGTGGGTTGTGAAGCGCGGAGGGGGGCGCTAGTCTTAAGATGTCGTAAGCAGGCGGCCGTACGCCTGGGAGAGAGGTCGAATGGAGCATTTCAAGGGGAGCCTGAGCCACTACCCCATGGACGTCACAGTGCCGGCCCTCCTGGCTCGCAAGGTCGAAGGCACACTCCGGGTGGAGCGCGGCGCGGTGGCCCGCTACTTCCTGTTCCGGGGCGGTTTCCTGGTGGGCGAAAGCTCCAACGTGCCCAGCGAGCACCTGGCCCAGGTGCTGGTGGACCTCGACATCCTCGATGCGCCCCGGGCGGCGCTGGCGTTCGAGGCGGCGGAACTGGCGCGGCTGCCCTATGGCGCCTTCTTGGTGAGGCAGCAGTTCGTGGAGCTGCCCCGGCTTCAGGAGGCGCTGGAGCACAAGGCGCGCGAGGCATTTTTCGACTGCTACAATTGGGACTCGGGCGAGGTGGAGTTCACCTTGCAGATGCCCTCGATGGAGCAGGCGGTGGAGTTGAAGCTGTCGCTGGCGAGCCTGCACCGGGACGCGGTGGAGCGCCTGCGGGAGTGGAAGGTGTTCCGGGAGATCTTCACCGGCATGGACACCACCTTCCGCGTCTTCCACGAGTACGCGCTGGGCAGCTTCTCCGAAGAGGAGTCCTCGCTCCTGAACCGGGCGGACAGCGGGGCCACGCTGGCCGAGCTGCTCGCTTCGGGCGCGGAGCCGCGGATCTTCGTGGCGCGGCGGCTGCTCCACCTCTACCGGCGCGGGGCCATCTCGCCCCACCAGCACGAGGGGCCCTCGCTGGGCGAGTCCGCGGACATCCCGGAGATGCTGTCGATGGCCCGGCGGTTCATGGACGTGGGCAAGTACGACCATGCGCTGGAAGTCGCCGCGCAGGTGCTCGAGCGGGGGCCGGTGCAGGAGGCCCATGCCCTGTACCGGGCGGCGGAGATCTCCCTGACGCTGGCCTCCTGTGACGAGCTGTTCGCGCTGGATGGGCGGTTGCTCTTCGAGCCCCTGCCCCGCCCGCTTCCCGCCTCGCTCACGGCGGACGATCTGTACCTGTACTCCAAGCTGCGGGGCAGCGTGACCATCCGCCAGGCCTTGCGCACGGCGGCCATGGGAGAGGCGGCCGCGTCCCGGTCGATGCACCGGTTGCTGGCCATGGGGCTGCTGCGCATTGCCCCGCCGATGGGTGATCTCGAACCGCAGCGCAAGACGGACCCCTACGGCTTTCTCCCCACGCTGGAGGTCTGAGCCGGCGGGGGGGGCTCAGCCGTACAGCCGCCGCAGCTCGATGCCCTCGCGCAGCATCTGGACGTCTGGGTAGACCGTGCCCAGGTCCAGTTGCACGTACGTCTTGTGCTCGTCCAGGAGCGCGAAGCTGGTGGAGACGCAGAGCTGCTCCAGGCCCATGCGCTCATAGCCCTCGCGCACCACGTCATGGCCGTAGATGGCGATGCGGCCGCCCAGCACGGACAGGAACGCGCGGGCCTGCTCCGCGGTGGCCATGCGGCTCCACAACATGGGGCCCAGCACGGACTCGCGGAAGAACTCCTCGATGCCCCAGCCGAAGTAGCCCTCGAGCTTCACGTCCTCCAGTTGCGCCAGGCTGCGCAGGGGCGCGGAGGGCGCGGCGTGCAGGAGGACGACGCCGTTGGGGGCCACGGCCACCAGGGGCAACTGCTGGATGAGGCTCCGCAGGGTCTGCACCTCGTCCGGCGCCATGCGCTCTTCCAGAACCTGGGCCTCGTCCGCGTGGAACTTGGCGGTGCGCGGGCCGCCCACGTGGGCGTGCTCGTGGTTGCCCATCAGGCAGTGGACGCGTCCCGGGTAGCGTGCCTGGGCGCGGAGGAACGCCTGAATGACCTCGGGAGACTCATCCTTATAAGGAGTGCCGAGGTAGTCCGGCCACTGCTGCTCGGTGAGCGCGTCGGGCCCGTGCACCATGTCACCGGTGAAGACGAGAACGGTGTCCTGGGGGGAAGCTTCCAGAAGCGTGACCATGCGCTGAAAATCCCGCAGGTTGCCCTGGATGTCGGTAGCGACCAGGAGCCGGCCAGAATCGGGGAGCCTGAGGAGGCGGGAAGTCACGGCCTCCAGCCTAGATGCAGATGGGCCAAGCTCAAGTCCCTGCCCTTTTTATCGAGGGTGTAGCCTCCCCCAGAAGGCGTTCTCGCGGGCTCCTTGGGAACATCCCAGACATCTCGTCCCCCAATGGCTATCAGCGGGAAGACGGAGGAGCCCGTTTATCACCGGGTGTCTTGGAGAAGCCTCTCACGGCTTCGTCTGCTTCCGGGCGGGCCAGGGCTCGAGATCCGGGGGCACCCAGCCTGCTTTGGCGCGCGGCGAATCCAAGGTCTCCTTCCGGTAGTGGCGCGCCAGCAGCTTGGAGTCCAGCAGCTCCGGGTGCGCCTCCAGGAAAGCCTCGAACGCGGCTGGCGCGGGTGTCTCGTCGAGTGCCACCTGCAGGCGCTCGGCCCAGGCCCGCGTCATCGTCTCGTGGAACTTCCCCGCCGCCCCCAGCGCCGTGGCGTAGTGGCGCACCAGCGTCCGGATTCGCTCCAGCCCCGCCTCGAAACCGTGCGCCCTCAGGCACACCCATCCCA
Protein-coding sequences here:
- a CDS encoding cyclic nucleotide-binding domain-containing protein; the encoded protein is MDPGSLQAQAVEAFTQGRFSQAAEFYERYCLKQPKDHHAHARLGEAWARSGQRARAVSAYQLAAEGFAREGFLPRALAASKRLLELDPSHRGIQQMLADLYARRSEPQEETTFEIDLGEGKKQLSLKAASELLLPHDAVWAPPPSTGEPSPPEPPAASPALEPEQADTLLQEVEQAARTSLRQRGPETSSSLEEALFSLAEEVSSRDKPLNALPDIPLFSDLPRDAFIEFFDGCPLRHIPRGQRVFERGSRGNAFYIICEGAVRVFRDEGKDLATLGIGAFFGEMALLSGAPRMATVESTSPETLLLEVPAPVLAQLSRRYPQVARALKKFCRDRLLTNVMSTSELFQPFARKDRRMLVERFRARDVKKDELIVREGDRVEGLYVVLSGEVEASKGGQVLSRLREGELFGEISLLLKTPATATVVAIRRTSLLRLPREDFDSLILTHPQILELVSKLSEQRLRRTEALTNEKDRDPTAENLLV
- a CDS encoding HEAT repeat domain-containing protein, translated to MRPGVRSLFFVLSLGLATACQGNRDQLLADLQSPRPEIRAQAVQALAKQGNADDLVLFTRAAKDMASIVRGEAAEALGGSQDPRVVDLLGELLEDPDESVQGRAAMALSKIKNDKAKAYLTLQYSRRARNTRQIIVQALKSANVPGAMAEAVAAESKAIWDRNLTTLNEGSLPERVGAAEELGKSGRPEAVNRLLPLVRDSQVVLAAAAVRGLGDAGDRRAVSAIAPLLDESFPQLREASITALSKLQDTTAVARLQAVALEKSVVSSLAIDSLASMPRGPETDAALCTISLEGALAESLVAGRTMRSRGGCPLEPIAERLSRPASIDSGLQAVAGLGPAAQPMLSRVLPVLTSADASQRMLALEAVTAIGDPAAGPAVQKLYEQELKALEPLRQDWVPSPLPQVYAPGFDPSAPQDGKEPRNAKTAQLFDRVRSLNAQRARDAGQVQVQPRVPSELYDEVEPQRLEPLAAVLRALGAVKAPGALDVLKQHAGDPSLPLRSAALIGLARLGPEGVEAAKGGMFESERELQKALALALAEQGEAGQAALVSLLPQFSSEKLVLLDALSRFGAPASASPALQEVVRGGGAEAVLAAHILGKLQAKDAVDTLIKALEDPSSVARRELLLALGEIGDSRAAEGVARNLYHDQPEVRAAAAVALQRMGTSAQAEALDALKSDYYRRVREAASAALTKGGTATEGAR
- the scpB gene encoding SMC-Scp complex subunit ScpB, producing MTIGRKTDKGPPPGTPGGPGPFSEDEIAAVTGPGDASDLDEVEAIAIEEDAGPDLETSFEKLVQKSRRLSEDRIRTVLQSVLFVADKPLTVDQLYESTGIDRELIAKALNQISGLHRDGVNGIVLHEVADGWQFRTDPHSAEYVRRYLRVKPQRLTRAAVETLAIIAYRQPVTRPEVEDIRGVDCGAVIKALMDRKLVKILGKKEEVGRPILYGTTREFLEFFALKDLASLPTLREFHELTQEHREIVEKEVAPVPGAAGTVEALSDPGFQKRLDKNAAASEAALEKLEEAIEAAEKTQKATSGLLTNTPPKPPEAGSPGPKPE
- a CDS encoding pseudouridine synthase produces the protein MAERLQKYLARAGVASRRHAEELITAGRVMVNNQKVTELGSRVEPGTDLVSVDGELVSLPETSSYYLLYKPAGVVTTLSDPQGRPTVASYVEATGKRLFPVGRLDYDAEGALLFTDDGTLAHKLTHPSFQVPRTYLAKVKGSPDRATLEKLRGGVRLEDGMATPLSVDLFEQAERNTWLKIVVAEGRPHLIKRLCAAVGHPVVRLFRPAYAGVGVSGVRPGELRPLTSTEVRLLQDVAEARTAPPEGELNLPPRRHGRAAPGFEEDEDGEGFEVEGAAAAPAKPSRSPAAAKTGRARPAAAGRPERKPAGKSPRTEGGTGLARFGRTSSAAVSEEGSERPRRSEWKKSEGSARPERKSWAPRGEGADRPERKEWKPRGEGTGRPERKAWAPRGEGADRPERKEWKPRGEGAGRPERKAWAPRGEPTDRPERKEWKPRGEGAGRPERKAWAPRGEPTDRPERKEWKPRGEGAGRPERKEWKPRGEGAGRPERKAWAPRGEPTDRPERKEWKPRGEGAGRPERKEWKPRSESADRPERKAWAPRGESAGRPERKEWKPRGESAGRPERRERAPRAEGTERPRSPRFGGAAAEGRPARTSPRAEGGEEGGKGFVDWNKTKKRGQGTSWDSHRSSPGGSRGPRKPAGPRRPR